The Negativicutes bacterium region GATGAATTGGCATATAAAGTTAATGTTTTAATAGAAAGTTTAATAAATAATATAGGATCGTATTATCAAAGTAATAAATTTAACCGTGACTTTAATAGAGCAATTAATATATATACTGGCCCAATAAATGATTTGGGCGATGAAGATGATGAAGAATTTTGGCTCGGATTTTGGGATTATTTTTTATTTGACTATCATTTAATAAGGACCAATGAAACTCCATTAATGCATTTTGCTGCAAAAAATTATTATGATATTGATAAGTTGCAACAAAAGATTATGAGAGATTTATTAAAAGCTAAATTTACTGTATTTTATATTACGAAAATTTTAAATGATAATTTAGTGGAGTGTATTGATTTATTTACTGATGAAACCTTTAAAATGCCAATGCCGGAATTTGGTATTAATGAATATAAAAATTTATTATTTTATGGTCATATCAATTACAGCGGTTTTGTGATGCTAAATTATATTAGTAGTATTAAAGTAAGTCCAATTTTACGCAAGCGGATAAAAGAAGAAGTGCTAAAAGTAGCAAATCTTTATTTTAAACAAGAACCTACGGCGACCTTGAGCCATTTTTTTGTAAAACACTCGGTAGTTGTTAGGCATATAGTATATATTTTATTAACATTAGCTAAAGTTAATGTTGTTTCACTAGTTGATAATAATACGATGGAAACCATAGATAAAAAAATTCAACCAAATCTTAATGTCACTAAGTTAATTGAAAAAACAGCGACTAAGCTAGCAGTGTCGCAGAATGATCTTGAATTGATGAGAAAAATTTGGTATGACTTTTCACAACGTTATAATGGTAATATTAATGAACCTAACTTTTGGGCAGTGGCCGTAATCTATATTTTCTTTAAAATTAATGATATTGTTGATATTGAATTTGAGAACATTTTCAACCAGTATAAATATGCTCAAATTTATGATAATATTGACGTTATAATGAAAGAACTAAATTTGCAAAAATTTGACTTGCGCTATTTATCAGAAGAAGGCTATGTCTTATTTTTATATCTACTCTAGGGGGGATTTTTATGCGCTGTACTAACTGCAATAATGAAATTGATATTGAAACTAATGAATGTAGATACTGTGGAGAAAATACAGTAAGAATATTGACGCCAGAAGAAAAAAATGGTTATGATGGACTAACGATTGATAGTAATGCACAAGAAGATGGTTTTACTGAAAAACAAAGCAGTAATAGTTATAATAGAGTGTATGTACGATCAATTAATCCTGGTGGGAATTTTTTAACAAAGGCGGTATTTGTTTTATTGGGGATTATTATTAGTGGGTTTTTGTTTTTTGTAGCATTACCAATTACTTTAATAATAATAGCGATTGCGGTTTTTACTTGGATTGTTCTAGGATATTTAAGAAAATAATTAAATTTAAATCCCCTTCTTAAAGCAATAATGCTAAGAAGGGGATTATTTGTTGATAAAAATTAGTTTATTATTTTTCTAACAGTTGCTGTTTTAACTTTAAATATCTGGTAGAATAATACACCGGTAATTGCGATTCGCGATGATCAAAACCATAAGAGCGTCGACTAACTGCTAAAATTGGTGGAGCTTGAATTCTTTTTGCTACTGCAATACCGGAAAATTGATTCCACCATTTTTCTAAGTCTTCAATAAATTCAAGAGTGGTTGGAAATAATTTGGCTACCAAACCTTCAGCACAACCGATATTTTGTTCTAAAGTTCCTTCTACATACCAATTTAAAAGATCTTCTGGCGAAGCTTTGGTCCATGTTTCAATAAAGGCTTTAAATAAATAATCGTGATAATGATATTTTATAGGATCACCTTTACCCTCGTCGATAGATTGGTTCTTAGACAACTCAGCACTTGGCACTATCGTAAAGGTTGACAAGGGGATAACATTATGTTGGAAAACTTCATTATTAAGGTATTTGCCGAGGTCATAGACTTGGTGCTTCCATAAATCTCCCAAAACAGATATTACTCCAGCGTGATCACCATATAAAGTCGAATAGCCTACTGTTAATTCGCTTTTATTAGCATTGCAAGTGAAACCACCACCAAAACAAGCTGCTAATCCTGCTAAAATTCTTGCGGACCGATCACGAGCTTGGATGTTTTCTTTAGCAAAAGAATTAACCGTAAAAGTACTATGTCTTTTAGAGGTAAAATTCACAACGGAAGTGCTATTTATTTGATTAATGGTATAATCAACAACTTTTTGAATCGGCATAATGGTGTAGAGACATTTTAGATTTTGGGCTAAAGATAGTGCAATGTTTTTAGTAGTATTGGAATTATAAATACTAGGCATATTTACTAATAGAACATTTTCAGGACCAAGAACTTTGGTATAAAGAGCACTGGCGACAGCAGAATCAATGCCACCGGAAACACCGATGACGATTTTTTTCATGTTGATAGAGTCAAGAAATTGCTTTAGACCATAACTTAGTGCGTGATAAATATCGGCAGTATCATTAGGCTGCGAAATATAAACAGGATTACTATTTAAATGTTTATTACTTATGTTTAAGTCTACGAATTTAAGTTCAGCATTGTAACTAGGAGTATAGCCGATAATTTCTCCTTGAGAATTATAAACAGTACTAGAACCATCAAAAGTATAAATTGTTTTACCATTGTTTTGAATACCAACGTTGTTAACATAGATAATAGGTGTTTCAAAAGTTTTTGCTTGTTTAGCAAAAACTTTATTGCGTTTAGTGTTTTTCCCTAGGGTGAAGGGTGAACTGGAGATGTTGATAAAAAAGTCTACTCCAAATCTTGAATGCATAATTTGTGCAGGATTAATACTATAATCATCAGCCCAGCCATCTTCACAAATAAGACAACCTAGTTTAAAGTTTCTTTTTGGTAATTTTAGAGTAACTGGCTGAATTAATTTATTAATATCAATATCTAAGTCGCAAGCTAAATTTTTAAAACTATAAAAGTATCTATCATCGTCAAATTCACGATAATTTGGTTGTAGTGTTTTAATTTTATAGGGGTATAGCGAATTAGGCGAATTAATTAATGCACCATTATGAGCAATAAAGCAAGCGTTATACTTTCTAACGCGCCCATCATTATTTTTTTTATGCCAGTCGATGGCGACATTACCAAAAATAATACAAATTTGTTCAGAAGCAGCAATAATTTTTTGCCCGAAATATTCACAATCTTTTAGAAAAGATGTTTGTTCCCATAGATCGCCTAATAAATAACCTGGGATGGACATTTCAGGAAAAATTATTATGTCAGCACTCTTAGCTTTTGCAGTGGCAATTGCTTCTAGCATTGTTTTAGTGTTTATATCAGGTCGACCTGGTTTAACTTCAATTTGACCAATGGCGATTTTCAACAAAGTAGGACACCTCAGCAATCTATTAATATCAATTAATATTGTACAACAAAACAAATGATAAAACGATATAAAATGGTAATATATTTAAGTTTTCTTTATTAATAACTATATCTTTTTTTATCGCTATGATATAATGAATTTTATGTAATAATAGAATTATATTAGCATTAATGCTATTTAAATCTTTTAAGAAGGGAAATATTGCTATGAAATATATTAGTACAAGAGGATTAAAACAATCTTTAACTTCAGCCGAGGCCATTATTGCTGGTATTGCGAATGATGGTGGACTATTTGTTCCGACTGAAATTCCCCAAATTGATGCTGATTTTATCGATAGCTTAATTAATTTATCTTATCAAGATAGAGCAAAAAAAATATTGGAAAAATTTTTGGTAGATTACAGCGAAATGGAGTTAACTAATTGTGTTAACAACGCTTATGGCTTTAATAAATTTGATGATTCAAAAGTTGCACCGGTAGTCAGTGCTGGTGATAATCATATTTTGGAATTATGGCATGGTCCAACTAGTGCCTTTAAAGATATGGCCTTACAATTATTGCCACAATTAATGGCAACGGCATTGAAAAAAACTGGAGAAAAAAGCCAGATCGTTATTTTAGTAGCGACCTCAGGTGATACCGGAAAAGCGGCCTTAGAAGGTTTTAAAGATGTAGAGCAAATTAAAATATTAGTTTTTTACCCTGATAATGGTGTTAGTCAAATCCAACGTTTACAAATGATAACGCAAGAAGGCTCTAATGTTAAAGTGATAGCGGTTGATGGTAATTTTGATGATGCTCAAACCGGTGTTAAGAAAATTTTTAATAATGAAGATTTTAATGCAAATTTAAAAAATAATAATATTCAATTATCATCAGCAAATTCTATTAACTGGGGTAGACTTGTTCCTCAAATAGTGTATTATTTTAGTGCTTATGCTGATTTATTACAAAGTGGCAAAATATCGGTTGGGACTAAAGTTAATTTTGTCGTTCCGACAGGAAACTTTGGTAATATTTTGGCTGGTTACTATGCTAAGTTAATGGGGCTACCAATTCATAAATTAATTTGTGCTTCGAATGCTAATAATGTGTTAACAGATTTTTTGAATACCGGTATTTATGACCGCAATAGACCTTTTTATAAAACTTCATCACCATCAATGGATATCTTAATATCAAGTAATTTAGAAAGATTATTATATGCGTTGACCAACGCTGATGATAGTAAAATAAATAAATGGATGAAAGAGCTTAATGATGAAGGTCAGTACAAAGTTGATGCTGAAGTTTTAACTAGCATTAAAGAAAATTTCTGGTCTGATTTTGCTGATGATGTCAATACTGCTGAAACAATAAAAACAGTATTTGAAGAAAAAGGCTATACCTTAGATCCTCACACAGCGGTAGCGTGGTATGTTGCTGATAAATATAAGAAAACCACAAAGGATGAGTTGCCACTAGTGATTGTTTCAACCGCTAGCCCTTATAAATTTAATGAAAATGTTCTTGGGGCATTAGATAGTGACATTGCTGCTACCTTGACAGATGAGTTTGCGGTATTGGATAAATTGGCGGAAATTACCAAGGTTAAAGTTCCGGAGGGCTTAGCAAGTTTAAGAACAGCAAAAGTTATTCATACTGATAAATGCCAAAAAGAAGAAATGGCAAAATTTATTACTAAAATTTAATAACGTCAGCAAAAAACTCTAACAGTAATCTTAACTGTTAGAGTTTTTTTATTGACGTTATTTTTTCAATTGCATTTTTAATATCAAGGGGTAGTTGTGTCGTTATTGTTTTTTTCTCACCGGTATCGATATCAAGGAAAGAGATTGAATAGGCATGCAGTGCTTGGCGATTAATTAGTGAAGATTTGGTGTGATACATACTATCGCCAATAATCGGGCAATTTAAATGTTTCAAATGTACCCGTATTTGGTGGGTGCGACCGGTTTCTAAATCAAGCGCTACCAAGCTATACTTATTATCAAAGGTTTGTAAGACTTGATAATTAGTAATTGCTTGTTCCCCCTTAGCGCTGACTATTCGTCGATTTGGCGAAGTAGGATCTTTTGCAATGCTTTGATTAATTATACCAAAGTTTTGAGGGGGAACCCCTGAGGTTAAGGCCCAATATTTTCGCTGTAAGATTTTTTCTTGCAATTGTTTAGTATAAAGATTTTGGCTGTGGTCGTTTTTAGCAAAAATAATACAGCCAGAAGTATTGCGATCTAAGCGATGTAGTGGTCTTATTTTAATGGTCTCTTTTGACTCCTTAAAATAATTTGCTAAGAAGTTTGCTAAGGTATTTTCAGTGGTGTGTATGGTGGGGTGTACTAACTGAAAAGGTGGTTTATCTAATACGATGATATTATTATCTTCATACAAAATAGAAATGATACCAGGTTGAGGAAGGACGCCGTAATCTTGATCTTGAATTATTTTGATGTTGATATTATCATTTGTTTGCAATACTCTTTTTAAAAAAGCAGGCTTATTATTAATGAAAATCCCTTTAGTTCTGGTTAATTTTTGTAACTTTCGCCCGGAAATTTTCAGAATAGTTTTAAGGTATTGCTCTAAGGTTAAACCTTGATGTTCAAAGGAAACTTTGTAATTAGTAAATTTTTTTATATTCATATAAATCCTTCTTAAAAATTATAAAGAAATAACCAGTATAACTGATTATTTCTTTATAATTTACTTTATTTTACCTAAAACTAAATCCAAAGCGTTTAACATTTCATTAATATTATCTTCGGTAATAATAAGTGGTGGTTGAAAAGCTAAGACATTTCGTTCAGTGCCATTTTTGCCAATTATAAAGCCTAAATTTTTCATCTCTTCTAGGATGAAATCGGTTTCAGCACTGGCAGGAGTTTTATCAGCATGGATTAATTCGGCGCCTCGCATTAAGCCTAAGCCTCTAATGTCACCGATGATTTGATGTTTATCTTGTAAGGTTTTTAATCCATTAAATAACTGTTGACCGCGTTCTGTCGCTTTACTTATTAAATTTTCACTATCAATATAATCTAAAGTTGCTAGAGCGGCAGTGGAAGAAACCGGGTTTCCGCCTAAGGTTGACGCTCCTGGTTTAATATAAGAATCAGCTATTTGTGCCGTAGCAATGAAAGCAGATATTGGAGTACCATTACCTAAGGCCTTGGCTACGGTCATAATATCAGGAACTATATTAAAATTTTCAATGGCAAACATTTTGCCGGTACGACCAAAGCCGGTTTGTACTTCATCAACAACCAACAATATATTATATTTATCAAGAATTTCTTTTAAGCGTTGAAAATATCCTGGCGGTGGTGTTATGATGCCGGCGTTACCTTGAATTGGTTCAGCGAAAAACGCGGCAACTTTACCGGAAGTATTTGTTTTTATAATATCTTCAACAGCATTAGCACAAGCTAAATCACATTCTGGATAGGTTTTGCCTAAAGGACAGCGATAACAATATGGGTTTGGTGCAAAGCTGATGCCACCGACTGGGTTAGGGTCAGTACGCCACATCCCAATACCAGTCATACTCATTGTTAATTTTGTGCGACCGTGAAGACCGTTTCTTAAACAAATAAACTCGCTAGAACCGGTGTAAATTGTTGCTAATAAAGCAGCTCCTTCGTTAGCTTCTGTACCGGTGGAACAGAAAAAAGCTTTTTGTAATTGTCCGGGCGCTATTTTAGATAATCTTTCCGCTAGGTTAACAAAATTTTCGGTTAGATAAATATTACAGACATGTTGCAAAGTTTTAACTTGCTCACAAATTTTATCAGTAATTACGGGATTACAATGACCACAATTAATAACTGATACTCCAGCGAAGCAATCAAGATATTTTTTATTATTACTATCATATAGATATTGCATTTCACCTTTTACTATTTGCATAGGATCTTGGTAGAAATGATTTAAACAAGGCATGATATATTGTGCCTTCTTATTGATGATTTCTGGGGCGCCAATATAATTCATAACAACAAACACTTCCTTTTAGTTTTATTAACGTGAAATGCGATAACGGAAAGAACCAATTCCTAATTTTCGCGGACTGGAATTCTCTAAAGTAGCGATAAGTTCATCGTTACAAAGGTGCTCAGGATTTTGGATGCTTTGTTTAAGCTCTGAGACGTAAGTTTTAGTTAAAAGGGCAATTAGGGCAGGGGAGTAATGCTGACCTTCGATTCGATATGTTTGAGCCCCTAATAACTTAGGCATAATTTTCAATAAACACAAATCTTTAGCAAAAAGAATATGATTTCTATTATATTGATCAATTTTAATAGGATGTTTTTCGCTAGCACTGTCGAGCAAGGCGAAGTTATGTTTGCATTGCTGATTTTCTTCTAAATGATTTGAACCTAAAATTAAAGTTGGTAAAGAGTGGTCTAAAATCATTGCTTCTAATGAGCCGTGGATAATAAACTCTAAAGGGATAGTAGCATTTTTTAGCATTGCAATATATTGATTGTAAGTTGCTTCAATCGAAATTGTAGAACGGGTAGCGCCATTGGCTTTTAATAATCTAGCACTTAAGTGATTGAAAATATTAAAAGAATAATCAGTGATAATCGGCAAGTCGGTTAATCTATGTGCAAGATTTAAAACTCCGATATTGCTCACTAATAAGCCATCGGGTTTTAATTTGTTAAGGCTATGAAATAGTTGTGTTAATTCGCCTAATTCGCGATAACCGGTAATGCGTGGGGTGTTCACTATTAATTTAGCATTATAGTGATGAGCTGTTGTGATTGCAGTTTTAATATCGTTTAACTTCCAAGGATTTTCTGGCAAAAAAGCTTCGCCACCAATATAAATTGTGCCGGCACCATTTTGACAAGCTGCCTCTAACGAAGGTAAGTCTCTTACTTTAACTGCGATTTCAGGATTGTAAGCAGTAGTTATTGCGAAAGGATTTGCTTCCTTGGCAGGAAGGAGAGTGCTAACGCTAGCTTCTTTAACCGCTTGGCTAAAAAAACGAGGTTCTCTTTTGCCGGTAAAGCCGATAGCGTTAGCGTCAGGTTTACCTAAAGCAAAGCATGTTGAAAAATCGCGAGAACGATTTTCATATAATTCGTGCCAACCTTCTTCATCAGTCCTATAACCAGTAGGATCGTTGATATAAGCATCAATTGCCTGACGATAAATTCTAACGATTTTTTCAACAAACGCTGCTGTTCTCATACGACCTTCAATTTTAAAAGAGTGTACACCAGCTTGGATTAACTCAGGGATGTTACGGTACATACACATATCTTTTAGCGCTAGCTTAAAGTCTCCAGGGCCATTTTCATCTAGTACTTCGTTAGTATCTTCGTCAATTAATGTAAACGGCCACCGGCAAGGTTTTAAACAGCGCCCACGATTGGAACTTTGACCAAAAAGTACTCCGGAATGAAAACATTGTCCGCTATGTGAAATACACATATCACCGTGCATGAAATACTCAATTTCAATACCGGTATGATCTTTTAGGGTCGACATTTGATCTAAAGTCATTTCACGACCAACTACGACTCTGGTTATACCATACTCTTTTAATTTATTAATAGCTTCTTCATTATGAGTATTCATCATTACAGAAGAGTGTAATGGTACAGAAAAATTAATTTCTTTAGCCAGTTCTAAGATAGCTAGATCCTGAACAATTAAAGCATCGGGCTTGATTTGGTCAAGAAATTTCAAATAGTCGCGCATAGCATCAATTTCTTGTTCGCTAATTAAATTATTAACAGTGATATAGACTAAAACATTTCTTTCATGCGCATATTTTATGGCTTTTACTAATAATTCATCATCAAAATTTGTATCTGTACGATGCATTCTCATATTAAAGCGTTTACCACCAAGATAAACCGCATCAGCACCGGCGGTAATAGCAGCCTCTAGTACTTCCCAAGTGCCAACAGGAGCTAATAATTCAACGGACTTTCTGGATAATAACATAAACTTCATCTCCTTGATTACAAAACAACTTATTCGAAAATTTCTGTAGCAGACGTTAATACTGCTGAAGGAATTTCAATCTCTAAATTTTCAGCCACAAAGGCGTTTAATAAAATATCAGCTTCTGTTGTTATTCCAACCGGAATGTCAGAAGGATTTTTTTTGTCAATTAAAATTGACTTTGCTTGATCAGCACAAGCAAGACCTAGTTTAAAGTGATTTGATACTAACGCTCCTAGTGCACCAGCAGAAACATTCGGCGCATGAGAAGCAATAATTGGAATGTTTTGAGCATCGGTATAATAGACAATACTAGCGAAATTTTCTTCCATTATTTTACCGATTGTTAAAAATAGGGCATCAAAACTTGGTGAAAGTTTTTCTTCTAATAATGAAATATCCTCGGCGGAGGTTAAAGCAATTTCTTGAATTGCTAAAGTAGTATTGTTTTTCAGGATGTTGTTTTTTTCGATAACTGAATTATCATCAGCATTATGATATAATAATGCAATTTTTTTGGCGTTAGGTAAAATGTTTTTGATAAACGCTAATTTGTCCGGGGCTGCGACCATTCCCGACATTCCTGTAGCTTTGCCATTTGGTTTATTCATAGACTCAACTAAATTAACACTAACCGGGTCAAAGACTGGGGTGAATAAAACCGGTATGTTTTCCGTTAATGCAACCGCTGCTTTAGCAGCAGGGGTTGAACAAGCAAAGATTAAATCGACTTTTTTAGTAGCCAAAATATCAGCAAGTTTTGGTAATTCAGCAATATTACCATCAGCATTTAAATAGTGATAAGTAACATCTACATTTAAGTTTCTAAGACCTTCTTTAAAACCTTTTACAGCATCATCAAGATGTTGTGTTAATTGTAATATTCCAATATTAAACAAGATTTACACCTCTTTAAAATATTATTAAACTTATTAAATTCAACCAATTTAAGATTATTTCCTGCTAAATGATAAATTTGTTTTAATCATTATAATGAATTATAATGAAAATATCTATTAAATTTTGAAAAAGGGTTAATTTTTATGATAGAAAACAATAAAAATGAAGGAAATTTTGTCCATCTTCATGTACATACTGAATATAGTTTGTTAGATGGTGCCAGCAGAATTGATACTTTAGTACAAAAAGCTAAGCAACTAAATATGCCGGCTATTGCTATCACGGATCATGGTTCGATGTATGGTGTGATTGATTTTTATAAAAGTGCTAAAAAACATGGTATAAAGCCCATAATCGGCTGTGAAGTATATATTGCACCTAAATCAAGACATGAGAAAAGCGCGATTGAAGGTGAGTCCTCATATCATTTAGTTTTATTAGCGGAAAATCAAATTGGTTATCAGAACTTAATTGCATTAGTATCAAAGGCTTATAGCGAAGGTTTTTATTATAAGCCTAGAATTGATAAAGAATTATTAAAAGAATATAATGAGGGACTTATTTGTTTAAGTGCCTGCATTGCTGGGGAAATTCCTCAATTATTATTAAAAGGAAATAAAGAGAAAGCAGAAGTTGTTGTTCAAGAATATCTTGATATTTTTGGTAAAGATAACTTTTTTATTGAGATACAAGATCATGGGTTGCCTGAACAAAAATCAACTAATCCTATTTTAATTGAGCTTGCTAATAAATATCAAATTGGCTTAGTTGCCACTAATGATTTACATTATATTAATAAAGATGATAGTGAGTTTCATGATGTTTTACTATGTATTCAAACTGGTAAGACGGTTGAAGATGAATATCGCATGAGATTTCCTAACAATCAGTTTTACTTAAAATCAACCGAAGAAATGAAGCTATTATTCGGGAAATATCAAGAAGCTTTAAGTAATACCGTTAAAATTGCTCAGCGCTGTAATGTGGACTTTGTTTTTGGACATTTACATTTACCAGAGTTTCCAATGCCAGCTGACAAAACTGACAATGAATATTTACGACAGTTATGTCAAGAACGTATTTTAAAAAGATTTAAAACTGATAATGATGAAATTAGAGACAGGTTAGATTTTGAGCTGCAGGTAATTGCTAAAATGGGTTATGCCAGTTATTTTTTAATTGTTTGGGATTTTATCAATTATGCAAAAGAAAATAATATTGCGGTAGGACCGGGGCGGGGTTCAGCAGCAGGTAGTATTGTTGCTTTTCTCTTAGGAATCACCAATATTGACCCTTTGAAATATGGGTTGCTGTTTGAACGTTTTTTAAATCCAGAGCGGGTGACGATGCCCGATATTGATATTGACTTTTGCTATGTTAAGCGAGCAAAAGTTATTGAATATGTTGCTAACCGTTATGGCGCAGATCATGTAGCTCAAATAATAACCTTTGGTACGATGGCAGCAAAAGCAGCAATCAGAGATGTTGGTAGAGCGCTTAACCTACCTTACAGTGAAGTTGATAAAGTTGCTAAAATGATTTCTAACGAACTTGGAATAACCATTGATAAAGCTTTAAATAATAATCAAGAGCTGAAAGAACTTTATGACAGTGATGAAAATGTAAAGAAATTGGTTGATTTAGCTAAGCAGGTTGAAGGATTGCCACGGCATGCCTCAACTCATGCTGCCGGCGTTGTTATTGCCAAAAATCCATTAAATACTTATGTGCCATTACAAAACAATGCTAATGATGGTTTTCCGATTACTCAATATGATAAAGATCGTGTTGAAGAATTGGGTTTATTAAAAATGGACTTAT contains the following coding sequences:
- the nadE gene encoding NAD(+) synthase is translated as MLKIAIGQIEVKPGRPDINTKTMLEAIATAKAKSADIIIFPEMSIPGYLLGDLWEQTSFLKDCEYFGQKIIAASEQICIIFGNVAIDWHKKNNDGRVRKYNACFIAHNGALINSPNSLYPYKIKTLQPNYREFDDDRYFYSFKNLACDLDIDINKLIQPVTLKLPKRNFKLGCLICEDGWADDYSINPAQIMHSRFGVDFFINISSSPFTLGKNTKRNKVFAKQAKTFETPIIYVNNVGIQNNGKTIYTFDGSSTVYNSQGEIIGYTPSYNAELKFVDLNISNKHLNSNPVYISQPNDTADIYHALSYGLKQFLDSINMKKIVIGVSGGIDSAVASALYTKVLGPENVLLVNMPSIYNSNTTKNIALSLAQNLKCLYTIMPIQKVVDYTINQINSTSVVNFTSKRHSTFTVNSFAKENIQARDRSARILAGLAACFGGGFTCNANKSELTVGYSTLYGDHAGVISVLGDLWKHQVYDLGKYLNNEVFQHNVIPLSTFTIVPSAELSKNQSIDEGKGDPIKYHYHDYLFKAFIETWTKASPEDLLNWYVEGTLEQNIGCAEGLVAKLFPTTLEFIEDLEKWWNQFSGIAVAKRIQAPPILAVSRRSYGFDHRESQLPVYYSTRYLKLKQQLLEK
- a CDS encoding threonine synthase, with amino-acid sequence MKYISTRGLKQSLTSAEAIIAGIANDGGLFVPTEIPQIDADFIDSLINLSYQDRAKKILEKFLVDYSEMELTNCVNNAYGFNKFDDSKVAPVVSAGDNHILELWHGPTSAFKDMALQLLPQLMATALKKTGEKSQIVILVATSGDTGKAALEGFKDVEQIKILVFYPDNGVSQIQRLQMITQEGSNVKVIAVDGNFDDAQTGVKKIFNNEDFNANLKNNNIQLSSANSINWGRLVPQIVYYFSAYADLLQSGKISVGTKVNFVVPTGNFGNILAGYYAKLMGLPIHKLICASNANNVLTDFLNTGIYDRNRPFYKTSSPSMDILISSNLERLLYALTNADDSKINKWMKELNDEGQYKVDAEVLTSIKENFWSDFADDVNTAETIKTVFEEKGYTLDPHTAVAWYVADKYKKTTKDELPLVIVSTASPYKFNENVLGALDSDIAATLTDEFAVLDKLAEITKVKVPEGLASLRTAKVIHTDKCQKEEMAKFITKI
- a CDS encoding RluA family pseudouridine synthase encodes the protein MNIKKFTNYKVSFEHQGLTLEQYLKTILKISGRKLQKLTRTKGIFINNKPAFLKRVLQTNDNINIKIIQDQDYGVLPQPGIISILYEDNNIIVLDKPPFQLVHPTIHTTENTLANFLANYFKESKETIKIRPLHRLDRNTSGCIIFAKNDHSQNLYTKQLQEKILQRKYWALTSGVPPQNFGIINQSIAKDPTSPNRRIVSAKGEQAITNYQVLQTFDNKYSLVALDLETGRTHQIRVHLKHLNCPIIGDSMYHTKSSLINRQALHAYSISFLDIDTGEKKTITTQLPLDIKNAIEKITSIKKL
- a CDS encoding aspartate aminotransferase family protein; translation: MNYIGAPEIINKKAQYIMPCLNHFYQDPMQIVKGEMQYLYDSNNKKYLDCFAGVSVINCGHCNPVITDKICEQVKTLQHVCNIYLTENFVNLAERLSKIAPGQLQKAFFCSTGTEANEGAALLATIYTGSSEFICLRNGLHGRTKLTMSMTGIGMWRTDPNPVGGISFAPNPYCYRCPLGKTYPECDLACANAVEDIIKTNTSGKVAAFFAEPIQGNAGIITPPPGYFQRLKEILDKYNILLVVDEVQTGFGRTGKMFAIENFNIVPDIMTVAKALGNGTPISAFIATAQIADSYIKPGASTLGGNPVSSTAALATLDYIDSENLISKATERGQQLFNGLKTLQDKHQIIGDIRGLGLMRGAELIHADKTPASAETDFILEEMKNLGFIIGKNGTERNVLAFQPPLIITEDNINEMLNALDLVLGKIK
- a CDS encoding U32 family peptidase, yielding MLLSRKSVELLAPVGTWEVLEAAITAGADAVYLGGKRFNMRMHRTDTNFDDELLVKAIKYAHERNVLVYITVNNLISEQEIDAMRDYLKFLDQIKPDALIVQDLAILELAKEINFSVPLHSSVMMNTHNEEAINKLKEYGITRVVVGREMTLDQMSTLKDHTGIEIEYFMHGDMCISHSGQCFHSGVLFGQSSNRGRCLKPCRWPFTLIDEDTNEVLDENGPGDFKLALKDMCMYRNIPELIQAGVHSFKIEGRMRTAAFVEKIVRIYRQAIDAYINDPTGYRTDEEGWHELYENRSRDFSTCFALGKPDANAIGFTGKREPRFFSQAVKEASVSTLLPAKEANPFAITTAYNPEIAVKVRDLPSLEAACQNGAGTIYIGGEAFLPENPWKLNDIKTAITTAHHYNAKLIVNTPRITGYRELGELTQLFHSLNKLKPDGLLVSNIGVLNLAHRLTDLPIITDYSFNIFNHLSARLLKANGATRSTISIEATYNQYIAMLKNATIPLEFIIHGSLEAMILDHSLPTLILGSNHLEENQQCKHNFALLDSASEKHPIKIDQYNRNHILFAKDLCLLKIMPKLLGAQTYRIEGQHYSPALIALLTKTYVSELKQSIQNPEHLCNDELIATLENSSPRKLGIGSFRYRISR
- a CDS encoding ABC transporter substrate-binding protein, producing the protein MFNIGILQLTQHLDDAVKGFKEGLRNLNVDVTYHYLNADGNIAELPKLADILATKKVDLIFACSTPAAKAAVALTENIPVLFTPVFDPVSVNLVESMNKPNGKATGMSGMVAAPDKLAFIKNILPNAKKIALLYHNADDNSVIEKNNILKNNTTLAIQEIALTSAEDISLLEEKLSPSFDALFLTIGKIMEENFASIVYYTDAQNIPIIASHAPNVSAGALGALVSNHFKLGLACADQAKSILIDKKNPSDIPVGITTEADILLNAFVAENLEIEIPSAVLTSATEIFE